From Agelaius phoeniceus isolate bAgePho1 chromosome 27, bAgePho1.hap1, whole genome shotgun sequence, one genomic window encodes:
- the LOC143695817 gene encoding serine/threonine-protein kinase PAK 3-like, which yields MIQHVAAAVCTLYSVAYSGYFLTHLARHLMSAFRAAPPSGTEAAPAPPGTPSASKEEAQEEEDSSELPAALGDDVELPSVPGDDSELPAALGDEGEHPAGWECNGEAPAGWDKDRGHLPAWDENGGCPLVWDQSGQAPTEWDEDNGHLPVWDEDGGHPVAWEEERNTVSEAEPAKKYLEVEQIGQGAFGTVYKGLDRATGGEVAIKKMSLRGQNRERAMNEILLLKDKKNPNIVNSLDSFLVDGDLWLVMEYMDGGTLRDVVRQTRMAEGEMAAVSRECLQGLDFLHSNQVIHRDLKSSNILLGMDGSVRLADFGLCAQLSPEQDQRSSMVGTAHWMAPEVVTRSPYGPKVDIWSFGIVTIEMVEGEPPYFRETAAMARALIRQNGTPQLQEPRRLSALLRDFLECSLEPDEERRWAAQELLQHPFLSSAKPLSSLTPLITAAKNLREQQSR from the exons ATGATCCAGCAcgtggctgctgcagtttgcactCTGTACTCTGTGGCTTATTCGGGGTATTTTTTAACCCACTTGGCAC GGCACCTCATGTCTGCATTCCGAGCAGCTCCTCCTTCG ggcacagaagcagcaccagcacctcctgggaCTCCCTCTGCTTCCAAAGAGGAGGCCCAAGAGGAGGAAGACAGCAGTGAGCTTCCCGCTGCTCTGGGGGACGATGTTGAACTTCCCTCAGTGCCGGGAGATGACAGTGAACTCCCCGCTGCTCTGGGAGACGAGGGCGAACATCCCGCGGGGTGGGAATGCAACGGCGAGGCTCCCGCGGggtgggacaaggacaggggacATCTCCCGGCCTGGGACGAGAACGGTGGATGTCCCCTGGTGTGGGACCAGAGTGGCCAAGCTCCCACGGAGTGGGATGAGGACAATGGACATCTCCCAGtgtgggatgaggatggaggacATCCTGTGGCTTGGGAAGAGGAGA GGAACACCGTGAGCGAGGCGGAGCCTGCCAAGAAATACCTGGAAGTGGAGCAGATTGGCCAAGG GGCTTTTGGAACCGTTTATAAAGGACTCGACAGGGCCACTGGAGGAGAG gtggccatcaagaaaATGAGTCTCAGAGGGCAGAACAGGGAACGAGCTATGAATGAGATCCTGCTcctgaaggacaagaagaacCCCAACATTGTCAACTCTTTGGACAG CTTCCTTGTGGATGGAGATCTCTGGCTGGTGATGGAATACATGGATGGAGGAACTTTGCGGGACGTTGTCAGACAGACACGCATGGCTGAAGGAGAGATGGCAGCTGTCagtcgggag tgtctgcagggccTGGATTTCCTCCATTCCAACCAGGTGATCCACAGGGATCTGAAGagctccaacatcctcctgggcatggacggctctgtcaggctgg ctgattttggcctctgcgctcagctcagccctgagcaggaccaGCGCAGCTCCATGGTGGGCACTGCTCACTGGATGGCCCCAGAAGTTGTGACCAGATCTCCTTATGGCCCCAAGGTGGACATCTGGTCCTTCGGCATTGTGACCATCGAGATGGTGGAAGGAGAACCTCCTTACTTCAGGGAAACCGCGGCCATG gctcGCGCTCTGATCCGGCAGAACGGGACCccgcagctgcaggagccccggCGCCTGTCGGCTCTGCTGCGGGACTTCCTCGAGTGCAGCCTGGAGCCGGACGAGGAGCGgcgctgggctgcccaggagctgctgcag CACCCATTTTTATCATCAGccaagcctctctccagcctgacccctctgatcactgcagcaaagaacctgagggagcagcagagcagatga